The Paenibacillus yonginensis genome segment TCGATAAACGGCAGGGCTGTAATAGAACCGCCGCCAAGTTCGTCGCTCAGCTTCGCTGCACGTTCCAGCAAACGGGAGTGCAGGTAGAATACGTCACCAGGGAATGCTTCGCGGCCTGGAGGACGACGGAGCAGCAAGGACAATTCGCGGTAAGCTGCCGCTTGTTTGGAAAGGTCATCATAAATGATCAAGACATGCTCGCCTTTGTACATGAAGTACTCACCCATAGCTACGCCCGCATAAGGAGCGATGTACAGGAGTGGGGACGGCTCGGAAGCAGAGGCGGTTACTACGATCGTGTAATCCAATGCGCCGTGGCGGCGAAGCGTTTCAACCACGCCTACAACGGTGGATTGTTTCTGACCGATTGCAACATAGATACATTTCACGCCGTTGCCTTTTTGGTTGATGATCGTATCGATGGCGATAGCCGTTTTACCGGTTTGACGGTCACCGATGATCAATTCCCGCTGGCCGCGGCCGATAGGTACCATGGAGTCGATCGCTTTGATACCAGTCTGCATTGGCTCATGTACGGATTTACGGTCGATAACGCCAGGAGCGTTGTGCTCGACAGGACGGAATTCCGTTGTAGCGATAGGACCTTTGCCGTCAACAGGCTGACCCAGCGGATTCACTACGCGGCCCAGCAAAGCATCGCCTACAGGAACCTGCATGATTTGACCGGTGCGTTTCACTTGGTCGCCTTCGCGGATTTCGCTGTAAGGGCCCAGGATAACGACACCCACATTGCTTTCTTCCAGGTTGAGGGCAAGGCCTACAACCCCGTTTTCGAATTCGAGAAGCTCGTTCGCCATCGCGTTTTCGAGTCCGTGAACACGGGCAATACCATCACCGACTTGAATAACGGTTCCGACTTCGGCTACTTCGATTTCCGTCTTATATTGTTCGATCTGACTTTTAATCAGTGTGCTGATTTCTTCAGGTCTGATACTCAAGTGTTTCACCCCTATCTACAGTGCTTGTCTTCGAAAAGATTTCTCAAGCCGATCCAGCTTGCCGGCCAGGCTTCCGTCATAAAGCGTATCGCCGATGACGACTTTCATGCCGCCGAGCAGACTGTTATCCACCACGTTCTCCACGCGGATTTTCTTCTGCACAAGAGCGCCGAAATGTTCGGAAACTTCTTGTTTTTCTTCTTCGTTCAGAGGGTAAGTCGTATATACCACAGCTGTAGCGAGGCCGAGCGCTTCCCCGGAGATGCGGATATAGCTTTCAAGCAGCTCTGGCAGCACATTGACTCTTCCTCGTTCTACCAGCAATTTGAGCAGGGAAACAACCGGCTTTGAAAGTTTGTCTGCAAGACTCGTTTCAATCACCTGCAGCTTCGCCTGATCGGTAATGCTAGGAGCCGCAATAAAGTTGACGATCTCCTTGTCAGCGGTCAAGGCTTCAACCGCTGCCTTCAGTTCTTGTTCAACCTCAAGCGTGCGGCCTTCCTGCGCTGCAATTTCATAAATCGCTTTGGCATAACGGGAGGCGATAACCGCTACTTTGCTGCTCATGAGCGGCCACCGACCTCTTTGAGG includes the following:
- a CDS encoding F0F1 ATP synthase subunit delta; this encodes MSSKVAVIASRYAKAIYEIAAQEGRTLEVEQELKAAVEALTADKEIVNFIAAPSITDQAKLQVIETSLADKLSKPVVSLLKLLVERGRVNVLPELLESYIRISGEALGLATAVVYTTYPLNEEEKQEVSEHFGALVQKKIRVENVVDNSLLGGMKVVIGDTLYDGSLAGKLDRLEKSFRRQAL
- the atpA gene encoding F0F1 ATP synthase subunit alpha; translated protein: MSIRPEEISTLIKSQIEQYKTEIEVAEVGTVIQVGDGIARVHGLENAMANELLEFENGVVGLALNLEESNVGVVILGPYSEIREGDQVKRTGQIMQVPVGDALLGRVVNPLGQPVDGKGPIATTEFRPVEHNAPGVIDRKSVHEPMQTGIKAIDSMVPIGRGQRELIIGDRQTGKTAIAIDTIINQKGNGVKCIYVAIGQKQSTVVGVVETLRRHGALDYTIVVTASASEPSPLLYIAPYAGVAMGEYFMYKGEHVLIIYDDLSKQAAAYRELSLLLRRPPGREAFPGDVFYLHSRLLERAAKLSDELGGGSITALPFIETQASDVSAYIPTNVISITDGQIFLESDLFYSGQRPAINVGISVSRVGGSAQIKAMKKVAGTLRLDLAQYRELQAFSQFGSDLDKSTQARLNRGARMMEILKQGVNQPLPVEKQVISLYTAVKGYLDEIPVGDIRRFEAEFLSFVENQHGEVLQSIRDTKDLTAENETALKEVIEKFKKGFAVKA